One Dysosmobacter welbionis DNA segment encodes these proteins:
- a CDS encoding TatD family nuclease-associated radical SAM protein, whose amino-acid sequence MEKGFTITYEYGDNLYVNPTNRCNFNCAFCLRHNQGSGGSIYTHNLWLKREPTKEEILSSIESHDLSQYKQLVFVGFGEPTYRFDDICWVIDQMKAHGTKIFTRMDTNGTGSLINGRDIAPEFAGRFDMVSVSLNTDTAEKYNALCHPQQENAYQAMKDFTREVLKYVPTVMMTVVDTIPKEEIENCRKICEEEIGATYRVREYIAD is encoded by the coding sequence ATGGAAAAGGGCTTTACCATCACCTATGAATACGGGGACAACCTGTATGTGAACCCCACCAACCGGTGCAACTTCAACTGCGCGTTCTGCCTGCGGCACAACCAGGGTTCCGGCGGCAGCATCTACACCCATAACCTGTGGCTAAAGCGGGAGCCCACGAAGGAGGAGATCCTTTCCTCCATCGAGAGCCACGACCTCTCCCAATACAAGCAGCTGGTGTTCGTGGGCTTCGGTGAGCCTACCTACCGGTTCGATGACATCTGCTGGGTCATCGACCAGATGAAGGCCCACGGCACCAAGATCTTCACCCGGATGGACACCAACGGCACCGGTTCCCTCATCAACGGCCGGGACATCGCCCCGGAGTTCGCGGGCCGGTTCGATATGGTGTCTGTCTCCCTGAACACCGACACGGCGGAGAAGTACAACGCCCTGTGCCACCCCCAGCAGGAAAACGCCTACCAGGCCATGAAGGACTTCACGAGAGAGGTCCTCAAGTATGTGCCCACCGTGATGATGACCGTGGTGGACACCATCCCGAAAGAGGAGATCGAGAACTGCCGGAAGATCTGCGAGGAGGAGATCGGCGCCACCTACCGGGTGCGGGAGTACATTGCGGACTGA
- the gpr gene encoding GPR endopeptidase: MFIKRTDLALEARELWQESAERTTRLMGVKATKSKLEGYPVTRVDILDHRGEEALGKPQGSYFTIDLTTFWQRKADFFERAVRAVGTELKALLPVEGSALVVGLGNAAMTPDAVGPLALDSVLITRHLLSAMPKQFAGFRPVSAFRTGVLGTTGVESAEAVRGLVAEVQPAMVLAIDALASRRCGRVCATVQLSDTGIIPGSGVGNHRAALNRETLGVPVFAIGVPTVVDSATLAADILEESGVEKVDEERLRGEHDAFMVTTRDIDQQVRDLSKVVGYGINWALQDLEIEEMNALLS, translated from the coding sequence TTGTTCATAAAACGTACCGACCTGGCCCTGGAGGCCCGGGAGCTCTGGCAGGAGTCCGCGGAGCGGACCACCCGCCTCATGGGGGTGAAGGCGACCAAGAGCAAGCTGGAGGGATACCCAGTCACCCGGGTGGACATCCTGGACCACCGGGGCGAGGAGGCCCTGGGCAAGCCCCAGGGCAGCTATTTCACCATTGACCTCACCACCTTCTGGCAGCGGAAGGCGGACTTTTTCGAGCGGGCGGTCCGGGCCGTGGGCACGGAGCTGAAGGCCCTGCTGCCGGTGGAGGGCTCCGCCCTGGTGGTGGGCCTGGGCAACGCAGCCATGACGCCGGACGCCGTTGGCCCCCTGGCATTGGACAGCGTGCTGATCACCCGGCACCTGCTCTCCGCCATGCCGAAGCAGTTTGCCGGGTTCCGGCCGGTGTCGGCCTTCCGCACCGGCGTGCTGGGCACCACCGGCGTGGAGTCCGCGGAGGCGGTGCGGGGCCTGGTGGCGGAAGTCCAGCCCGCCATGGTCCTGGCCATCGACGCCCTGGCCTCCCGCCGGTGCGGGCGGGTGTGCGCCACGGTGCAGCTCAGCGACACGGGGATCATCCCCGGCTCCGGCGTGGGCAACCACCGGGCGGCGCTGAACCGGGAGACGCTGGGGGTGCCGGTGTTCGCCATCGGCGTGCCCACGGTGGTGGACTCCGCCACCCTGGCGGCGGACATTCTGGAGGAGTCCGGCGTGGAAAAGGTGGATGAGGAACGGCTGCGCGGGGAGCATGATGCCTTCATGGTCACTACCCGGGACATCGACCAGCAGGTGCGGGATCTGAGCAAGGTGGTGGGCTACGGCATCAACTGGGCCCTCCAGGATCTGGAGATCGAGGAGATGAACGCCCTGTTGAGCTGA
- the rpsT gene encoding 30S ribosomal protein S20: MPNIKSAKKRVLIAEVRNARNKAAKSELKTAIKKFEAAAAEGNRTEADGAYKVAVKKVDQAVAKGILHKNTAAHRKSAMTLKLNKIG; this comes from the coding sequence TTGCCGAATATCAAGTCTGCCAAGAAGCGCGTTCTGATCGCCGAAGTGCGCAACGCCCGCAACAAGGCCGCGAAGTCCGAACTGAAGACCGCCATCAAGAAGTTCGAGGCTGCTGCCGCAGAAGGCAATCGCACCGAGGCCGATGGCGCGTACAAGGTTGCAGTGAAGAAAGTCGATCAGGCTGTTGCCAAGGGCATTCTGCACAAGAATACGGCCGCTCATCGCAAGAGCGCCATGACCCTGAAGCTCAACAAGATCGGCTGA
- a CDS encoding exodeoxyribonuclease III, which produces MKLVSWNVNGLRACLGKGFLDFCAVADADIICLQETKMRPEQAEFDLPGYHRYWNSADKAGYSGTAVFTRRQPLSVTYDFGIDEHRHEGRVITAEYPDFYLVCCYTPNSKDQLARLDYRMAWEDDIRDYLLDLDAKKPVVYCGDLNVAHQEIDIKNPGPNRRNPGFTDEEREKMTKLLSSGFVDTFRYLYPDKTGAYSWWSYRFNARKNNAGWRIDYFIVSERLKDKIRNADIWSEVLGSDHCPVVLDLDV; this is translated from the coding sequence ATGAAACTGGTATCCTGGAACGTCAACGGCCTGCGGGCCTGCCTGGGCAAGGGATTTCTGGACTTCTGTGCCGTGGCCGACGCGGACATCATCTGCCTGCAGGAGACGAAGATGCGCCCGGAGCAGGCAGAATTTGATCTGCCCGGCTATCACCGCTACTGGAACAGCGCCGACAAGGCGGGCTATTCCGGCACCGCGGTGTTCACCCGGCGCCAGCCGCTCTCCGTGACCTATGACTTCGGTATCGATGAGCACCGCCACGAGGGGCGGGTCATCACGGCGGAGTACCCGGACTTCTACCTGGTGTGCTGCTACACTCCAAACTCCAAGGATCAGTTGGCCCGGCTGGACTACCGCATGGCCTGGGAGGACGACATCCGGGACTACCTGCTGGATCTGGACGCCAAAAAGCCTGTGGTGTACTGCGGGGACCTGAACGTGGCCCACCAGGAGATCGATATCAAAAATCCCGGTCCCAACCGCCGCAACCCCGGCTTTACCGACGAGGAGCGGGAGAAGATGACGAAGCTCCTCTCCAGCGGCTTTGTGGACACGTTCCGGTATCTGTACCCGGACAAGACCGGGGCCTACTCCTGGTGGAGCTACCGCTTCAATGCCCGGAAGAACAACGCCGGGTGGCGGATCGACTACTTCATCGTGTCGGAGCGGCTGAAGGACAAAATCCGGAACGCCGATATTTGGAGCGAGGTGCTGGGCAGCGACCACTGCCCGGTGGTACTGGATCTGGATGTATAA
- a CDS encoding TatD family hydrolase, whose product MPLFDTHAHYNDDAFDQNRKGLLDALPDAGVGAVVIPGVDVESSRSALALAESRPWLFAAAGIHPEDCAGCTAADFSAIRDLCREKKVVAIGEIGLDYYWAENPPKEFQQMVFRRQLELALELELPVIVHDREAHGDSLEIVKEFPGVRGVFHCFSGSPEMAEELLKRGWYLGFDGPVTYKNARRAPEVVAVTPLDRIVVETDAPYMSPVPNRGRRNDSRNLPYIVEKLAEWKGISPEEMAAHTWNNGLRLFGLEGKV is encoded by the coding sequence ATGCCGCTGTTCGACACCCACGCCCACTACAACGACGACGCCTTTGACCAGAACCGGAAGGGGCTGCTGGACGCCCTGCCGGACGCCGGAGTGGGGGCTGTGGTGATCCCCGGGGTGGACGTGGAGAGCTCCCGCTCCGCCCTGGCCCTGGCGGAGAGCCGCCCCTGGCTGTTCGCCGCCGCAGGCATCCATCCGGAGGACTGCGCCGGCTGCACGGCCGCGGATTTTTCCGCCATCCGGGACCTGTGCCGGGAGAAAAAAGTGGTCGCCATCGGAGAGATCGGCTTGGACTACTACTGGGCGGAGAATCCGCCAAAGGAATTCCAGCAGATGGTGTTCCGCCGCCAGCTGGAGCTGGCGCTGGAGCTGGAGCTGCCGGTGATCGTCCACGACCGGGAGGCCCACGGAGACAGCCTGGAGATCGTAAAGGAGTTCCCCGGGGTGCGGGGCGTATTCCACTGCTTCTCCGGCAGTCCCGAAATGGCGGAGGAGCTGCTGAAGCGGGGCTGGTATCTGGGCTTTGACGGTCCGGTGACCTACAAAAACGCTCGCCGGGCGCCGGAGGTCGTGGCCGTCACGCCCCTGGACCGGATCGTGGTGGAGACGGACGCGCCCTACATGAGCCCGGTGCCCAACCGGGGCAGGCGGAACGACAGCCGGAATCTCCCCTACATTGTGGAAAAACTGGCGGAGTGGAAGGGCATCTCCCCGGAGGAGATGGCGGCGCACACCTGGAACAATGGCCTGCGGCTGTTTGGGCTGGAGGGGAAGGTATGA
- the thpR gene encoding RNA 2',3'-cyclic phosphodiesterase: MRLFLAIQLSPAVREALLTAQDALRRQGRGSFPPPENLHLTLAFLGEAEDPARARAALSEVSCRPFSLAVGGPPGHFGDLWWAGVRADPALEELAVSLQADLRSRGFCQEDRPWLPHITLVRRWRGEVPQVTVPHASMVVRQISLLRSDQIDGKRIYTELSHKSLR; the protein is encoded by the coding sequence ATGCGTCTCTTTCTGGCCATCCAGCTGTCCCCCGCGGTGCGGGAAGCACTGCTGACCGCTCAGGACGCCCTGCGCCGCCAGGGCAGGGGCTCTTTCCCGCCGCCGGAGAACCTGCACCTGACCCTGGCCTTCCTGGGGGAGGCAGAGGACCCGGCCAGGGCCCGGGCCGCCCTGTCGGAGGTATCCTGCCGACCTTTCTCCTTGGCGGTGGGCGGCCCGCCGGGGCATTTCGGCGACCTGTGGTGGGCCGGTGTTCGAGCAGATCCGGCCCTGGAGGAGCTGGCCGTGTCCCTGCAGGCGGACCTCCGCTCCCGGGGCTTCTGCCAGGAGGACCGCCCCTGGCTGCCCCACATCACCCTGGTCCGCCGCTGGCGGGGCGAGGTCCCGCAGGTGACCGTCCCCCACGCGAGCATGGTGGTCCGGCAGATCTCCCTCCTGCGGTCAGACCAGATTGACGGCAAACGGATCTACACAGAACTCTCCCACAAATCCCTGCGTTAA
- a CDS encoding sulfite exporter TauE/SafE family protein codes for MTLSTALFIFAAQLLAYLVKGLIGFGNPLISAPILSMGLDNVVITPGTLLLDCPVNAWITWKNRHSFQWRKILPLLAANFCGVIPGTLLLRFSMPWVIKTVLGVVVVLLGLEMATRSLRPVKPDRKDRPWLRLAVSAFSGVCAGLFGINMFIVAYLQRTARDYSEFKGSMCFLFFGENAVRVVTYLVTDLFTGPVLLFALASVPAAVLAMGLAAWLGPRLEEEKLQKGAIVLFLLGGVSIIVKSVVFHT; via the coding sequence ATGACGCTTTCAACCGCACTGTTTATCTTTGCCGCGCAGCTGCTGGCCTATCTGGTCAAAGGGCTGATCGGCTTCGGCAACCCCCTGATCTCCGCGCCGATTTTGTCCATGGGCCTGGACAATGTGGTCATCACCCCGGGTACGCTGCTGCTGGACTGCCCGGTGAACGCCTGGATCACCTGGAAAAACCGGCACAGCTTCCAGTGGCGGAAGATCCTGCCGTTGCTGGCGGCCAACTTCTGCGGCGTGATCCCCGGCACGCTGCTGCTGCGCTTTTCCATGCCCTGGGTCATCAAAACCGTGCTGGGCGTCGTCGTGGTGCTTTTAGGGCTGGAGATGGCCACCCGCTCCCTGCGGCCGGTGAAGCCGGACCGGAAGGACCGGCCCTGGCTGCGGCTGGCGGTGTCCGCGTTCTCCGGCGTGTGCGCGGGCCTCTTCGGCATCAACATGTTCATCGTGGCCTACCTCCAGCGAACAGCCAGAGATTACAGCGAGTTCAAGGGGAGCATGTGCTTTCTCTTCTTTGGGGAGAATGCGGTGCGGGTAGTGACTTATCTAGTCACCGACCTGTTCACCGGCCCGGTGCTGCTGTTCGCCCTGGCGTCTGTTCCCGCGGCGGTGCTGGCCATGGGCCTGGCGGCGTGGCTGGGGCCCCGGCTGGAAGAGGAAAAGCTCCAAAAGGGCGCCATCGTCCTCTTCCTCCTGGGCGGCGTCAGCATCATCGTGAAGTCCGTGGTATTCCATACATAA
- the metG gene encoding methionine--tRNA ligase — protein sequence MEKKKFYITTPIYYPSDKLHIGHTYCTVATDTLARYHRLRGEDVMFLTGTDEHGQKIETKAREAGVTPKEFVDNIVEGDRGVKDLWKLMNISNDRFIRTTDDYHVESVQKIFKKMYDKGDIYKGTYKGKYCTPCESFWTESQLVDGKCPDCGREVQDAEEEAYFFRLSKYADQVRDLLENTDFLQPRSRVHEMVKNFLDPGLEDLCVSRTSFSWGIPVDFDPKHVVYVWVDALSNYITALGYDNDRYHDYDKGWWPGVNIVGKEIVRFHSIIWPAMLMSLGEPVPKHVFGHGWLLLDGGKMSKSKGNVVDPYILAEKFGVDALRFFLMRTFPFGSDGNFSNELLIQTINTDLANDLGNLVSRTTAMVGKYFGGALPAGCGATEMEKETARSAASRASTMCFGSDDPNDPVLFDLDLVSKAAGLRFDYEEDMETFAPHKALDEIFKVIQRANKYIDENAPWALAKDMETNGKRLAHVLYNLLEATRICGILLTPFMPESCEKLFAQIGAPAESRTWDAAAEWGALPETAAVTKGENLFPRLDMDKALEELEAAEAAAKKAALPAVEVEPQLTEKVDFDTFCKSDFRAVKVKACDAVKKSEKLLRFTLDDGTGVDRQILSGIHKWYEPEDLVGKTLIAIVNLPPRKMMGLESNGMLISAVHTEHGEECLHLIMVDDSIPAGAKLC from the coding sequence ATGGAAAAGAAAAAATTCTATATCACAACGCCCATCTACTATCCCTCGGACAAGCTCCACATCGGCCACACCTACTGTACGGTGGCCACGGACACGCTGGCCCGGTATCACCGCCTGCGGGGCGAGGACGTCATGTTCCTCACCGGCACGGACGAGCACGGCCAGAAGATCGAGACCAAGGCCAGGGAGGCCGGCGTCACTCCCAAGGAGTTCGTGGACAACATCGTAGAGGGAGACCGGGGCGTGAAGGACCTGTGGAAGCTGATGAACATCTCCAACGACCGGTTCATCCGCACCACCGACGACTACCATGTGGAGAGCGTCCAGAAGATTTTCAAGAAGATGTACGACAAGGGCGACATCTACAAGGGCACCTACAAGGGCAAATACTGCACCCCCTGCGAGTCCTTCTGGACCGAGAGCCAGCTGGTGGACGGCAAGTGCCCCGACTGCGGCCGGGAGGTGCAGGACGCGGAGGAGGAGGCCTACTTTTTCCGCCTGAGCAAGTACGCCGACCAGGTCCGGGATCTGCTGGAGAACACCGACTTCCTCCAGCCCCGTAGCCGCGTCCACGAGATGGTGAAGAACTTCCTGGACCCCGGCCTGGAGGATCTGTGCGTCTCCCGCACCAGCTTCTCCTGGGGCATTCCGGTGGACTTCGATCCCAAGCACGTAGTCTATGTGTGGGTGGACGCCCTCAGCAACTATATCACCGCCCTGGGCTATGACAACGACCGCTACCACGACTACGACAAGGGCTGGTGGCCCGGCGTCAACATCGTGGGCAAGGAGATCGTCCGGTTCCACTCCATCATCTGGCCCGCCATGCTGATGAGCCTGGGCGAGCCGGTGCCCAAGCACGTGTTCGGCCACGGCTGGCTGCTGCTGGACGGCGGCAAGATGTCCAAGTCCAAGGGCAACGTGGTGGACCCGTATATCCTGGCGGAGAAGTTCGGCGTGGACGCCCTGCGGTTCTTCCTGATGCGGACGTTCCCCTTCGGCTCCGACGGCAACTTCTCCAACGAACTGCTGATCCAGACCATCAACACCGACCTGGCCAACGACCTGGGCAACCTGGTCTCCCGCACCACCGCCATGGTGGGCAAGTACTTTGGCGGAGCGCTGCCTGCCGGGTGCGGCGCCACGGAGATGGAGAAAGAGACCGCCAGGTCTGCCGCAAGCCGGGCATCCACGATGTGCTTCGGATCTGACGATCCCAACGATCCGGTCCTCTTTGACCTGGACCTAGTGAGCAAGGCCGCGGGGCTCCGGTTCGACTATGAGGAGGACATGGAGACCTTCGCCCCCCACAAGGCTCTGGACGAGATCTTCAAGGTCATCCAGCGGGCCAACAAGTATATCGACGAGAACGCCCCCTGGGCCCTGGCAAAGGATATGGAGACCAACGGCAAGCGGCTGGCCCATGTGCTGTACAACCTGCTGGAGGCCACCCGCATCTGCGGCATCCTACTGACGCCCTTCATGCCGGAGAGCTGTGAAAAGCTCTTTGCCCAGATCGGCGCCCCTGCGGAGAGTCGGACCTGGGACGCCGCGGCGGAGTGGGGCGCTCTGCCTGAGACCGCTGCCGTCACCAAGGGCGAGAACCTGTTCCCCCGGCTGGACATGGACAAGGCCCTGGAGGAGCTGGAGGCCGCGGAGGCTGCGGCCAAAAAGGCCGCCCTGCCCGCCGTCGAGGTGGAGCCCCAGCTGACGGAGAAGGTGGATTTTGACACCTTCTGCAAGTCCGATTTCCGGGCGGTGAAGGTGAAGGCCTGCGATGCCGTGAAGAAGAGTGAGAAGCTGCTGAGATTCACTCTGGATGACGGCACCGGTGTGGACCGGCAGATCCTCTCCGGCATCCACAAGTGGTATGAGCCGGAGGATCTGGTGGGCAAGACCCTGATCGCCATTGTGAACCTGCCGCCCCGGAAGATGATGGGCCTGGAGAGCAACGGCATGCTGATCTCCGCCGTCCACACCGAGCACGGTGAGGAGTGCCTGCACCTCATCATGGTGGATGATTCCATCCCGGCGGGCGCGAAGCTGTGCTGA